The following are from one region of the Sulfurimicrobium lacus genome:
- a CDS encoding H-NS family nucleoid-associated regulatory protein has protein sequence MPSSIKYTHPQNPDLQWTGKGRKPIWVDRWLNDGGTLEQLESAPDTKDYDLGITDGVVTQPALGEQLYADRIAAGQASMPDEDDPSFTPGVRAALEEALNRNRSRIESATMQAVQASHRSDSSKLDFSDDKLQVCLSEFGFSALTADEFMQAGVDESNKSLLHACRAGTAFWAAQEALKLSTTPGVVDNSDTSTPGVLDTFKEWIGERGLSKPRVYEAIRLAKFYSRLPEESRSQMLSIGKKQALLLASLSQEVIDQAAECGNDLIGKADLMTVAELKGEIASLQRREKNYEAELERAGNQIKRLSEAKKRTTDFLLRTEELREECMALQLGGELHLNGLRKLFDDTDTQAPEGGLQAEHVWIAANTLAARALDLVEYLHARMPEGAPDRPLARHLLTPDEAERWMLDYPLIENRHAAEAAVRESRREATRPRGPGRPKGSANKAAGE, from the coding sequence ATGCCCAGCTCAATCAAATATACGCACCCGCAAAACCCCGATCTTCAATGGACCGGTAAAGGCCGCAAGCCAATATGGGTAGACCGTTGGCTGAACGATGGCGGCACGCTAGAGCAGTTGGAGAGCGCGCCCGATACGAAGGATTACGACCTCGGCATCACGGACGGAGTTGTAACTCAGCCCGCCCTCGGTGAGCAACTCTACGCCGACCGGATTGCGGCCGGACAGGCCTCAATGCCTGATGAAGACGATCCTTCCTTCACGCCGGGCGTTAGGGCGGCGCTTGAGGAAGCCTTGAACCGTAATCGCAGCCGGATCGAGTCCGCCACTATGCAGGCCGTGCAGGCGTCTCACAGATCCGACTCCAGCAAGCTTGATTTTTCTGACGACAAGTTGCAGGTATGCCTGAGCGAGTTTGGCTTTTCCGCACTGACAGCGGATGAGTTCATGCAAGCAGGCGTGGATGAATCCAACAAGAGTTTGCTGCACGCCTGCCGTGCGGGTACCGCGTTTTGGGCCGCGCAGGAGGCATTGAAATTGTCGACTACGCCGGGCGTAGTCGACAATTCAGACACGAGTACGCCCGGCGTACTCGACACCTTCAAAGAATGGATCGGCGAGCGCGGGCTGAGCAAACCGCGTGTCTATGAGGCCATCCGCCTGGCGAAGTTCTACTCGCGCCTGCCCGAAGAAAGCCGCAGTCAGATGCTCTCCATCGGAAAAAAACAGGCGCTGCTGCTTGCCTCCCTCTCGCAGGAAGTTATCGACCAAGCCGCCGAATGCGGCAATGACCTGATCGGCAAAGCTGACCTGATGACGGTTGCCGAACTCAAGGGAGAAATCGCCTCCCTGCAGCGCCGCGAGAAGAATTACGAGGCGGAACTGGAGCGGGCCGGCAACCAGATCAAGCGCTTGTCTGAGGCCAAGAAGCGCACCACCGATTTCCTTCTGCGTACCGAGGAATTGCGTGAAGAGTGCATGGCCCTTCAACTGGGCGGTGAACTGCATTTGAATGGCTTGCGAAAACTGTTTGACGATACCGACACGCAGGCGCCAGAAGGTGGCTTGCAGGCGGAGCATGTGTGGATCGCGGCCAATACGCTCGCCGCCCGTGCCCTTGACTTGGTGGAATACCTGCACGCCCGCATGCCTGAAGGTGCGCCGGACCGCCCGCTGGCTCGCCACCTGCTCACCCCGGACGAGGCGGAGCGCTGGATGCTCGACTACCCCCTGATCGAAAACCGCCATGCCGCCGAGGCGGCGGTGCGCGAATCGCGCCGCGAGGCGACCCGCCCGCGTGGCCCCGGCCGTCCCAAAGGTTCCGCGAACAAGGCCGCCGGAGAATAA
- a CDS encoding Mu transposase C-terminal domain-containing protein, with protein MKGAQMIKRIESATGGATVVMPTAKVLALRSRDPWREATDRARQEALSREGVVLYVRGLTDSGVTQNNAVLLLLERGMAGNLPPHVAYMLAGSAKADRAAPSRSAICEWCAQYREGGIAALLPDHKGRVVEAAGWWGPALEYYNVPGKPDMSAVHRRLVEVDGFAVSYDQVRNYLTGVPAMLGRNSPARIGKNLYRLTEKAYIRRSTENALPGDVYVADGYRADVYLAHPVTGDIWRPELTVAIDMRSRFPVGWRADEHEGTYAVQNMWAECFARWNHVPPLLYVDNGSGYKNKLMSDEMTGFYARAGVQQVIHAIPGNPHGKGWVERFFRIVKDDFLKLWRPEFYCGTDMAPEALSHTVREVKAGRLALPTLAQFSDAFNEWMLRYAYRPHPEDKNVTRAELWSQLVPIPPHASVTELKRQAVTLTVQRASVKHGRREYKHPELHAFNGQKLVLEYDLMDDRIAVMRTLEGRWICDAHLISAIDAIAPNRMEEKRVARVDDAMKRLEKKMDEQKARAGLLIDADAVAEGALPSLEGEARRIADGDDEPLLLDLTIDD; from the coding sequence ATGAAGGGAGCGCAAATGATCAAGCGCATCGAATCGGCCACGGGCGGCGCGACGGTAGTCATGCCCACCGCCAAGGTGCTGGCGCTACGCAGCCGCGACCCCTGGCGCGAGGCTACCGACCGCGCCCGGCAGGAAGCGTTGTCCCGAGAGGGCGTAGTGCTGTACGTGAGGGGGCTGACCGATAGCGGTGTCACTCAGAACAACGCGGTCTTGCTGCTCTTGGAGCGCGGCATGGCCGGCAATCTTCCGCCTCATGTTGCCTACATGCTGGCGGGCTCTGCCAAGGCTGATCGGGCCGCGCCGTCCCGCTCCGCAATTTGCGAGTGGTGCGCCCAGTACCGCGAAGGCGGCATCGCCGCCTTGCTCCCCGACCACAAAGGCCGGGTGGTTGAAGCCGCCGGCTGGTGGGGCCCCGCCCTGGAGTATTACAACGTGCCCGGCAAGCCCGACATGTCCGCCGTGCATCGCCGCCTGGTTGAGGTGGACGGCTTTGCCGTCAGCTATGACCAGGTCCGCAACTACCTGACAGGAGTGCCCGCCATGCTTGGACGCAACAGCCCCGCCCGGATCGGAAAGAACCTTTACCGCCTGACTGAGAAGGCCTACATCCGCCGCTCCACCGAGAACGCTTTGCCCGGCGACGTGTATGTGGCCGACGGCTACCGCGCCGACGTGTACCTGGCTCACCCGGTTACCGGCGACATCTGGCGACCGGAACTCACGGTGGCCATCGACATGCGCAGCCGCTTCCCGGTGGGCTGGCGAGCCGACGAGCACGAGGGCACTTATGCAGTGCAGAACATGTGGGCGGAATGCTTCGCCCGCTGGAACCATGTCCCGCCGCTGCTCTATGTCGATAACGGCTCGGGCTACAAGAACAAGCTGATGAGCGACGAAATGACCGGCTTTTATGCCCGTGCCGGGGTACAGCAGGTTATCCATGCCATTCCCGGCAACCCGCACGGCAAGGGCTGGGTGGAGCGCTTTTTCCGTATCGTCAAGGACGATTTCCTCAAGCTGTGGCGACCAGAGTTCTATTGCGGCACCGACATGGCCCCGGAAGCGTTGAGCCATACCGTGCGCGAGGTCAAGGCGGGGCGTCTGGCGCTGCCGACGCTGGCGCAGTTTTCCGATGCCTTCAACGAATGGATGCTGCGCTACGCCTACCGCCCCCACCCGGAAGACAAGAACGTGACGCGGGCCGAACTGTGGTCGCAGCTGGTCCCGATCCCGCCGCATGCCAGCGTGACCGAACTCAAGCGCCAGGCCGTCACACTCACGGTGCAGCGCGCCAGCGTCAAGCACGGCAGGCGTGAATACAAGCACCCCGAGCTGCATGCCTTCAACGGCCAGAAGCTGGTACTGGAATACGACCTGATGGATGACCGCATCGCCGTCATGCGCACCCTGGAAGGCCGCTGGATTTGCGATGCCCACCTGATCAGCGCCATCGATGCAATCGCGCCGAACCGCATGGAAGAGAAGCGCGTAGCCCGCGTAGACGACGCCATGAAGCGCCTGGAAAAGAAGATGGACGAACAGAAGGCCCGCGCCGGCCTGCTGATCGATGCCGACGCCGTAGCCGAGGGGGCTTTACCTTCCCTGGAGGGCGAGGCCCGGCGGATCGCCGACGGCGACGACGAACCGCTTTTGCTTGATTTGACGATTGATGACTAA
- a CDS encoding AAA family ATPase: MEQIEEVGVTSWPGHYSAADVLLIAGIQAWMKQRRYTQAALARLARISASSLNQILKGVYATSPAKMLASVESAMRHADETSSDAVAPVDTSVFKLAHAACGMARRYRNFAVFTGFVGTGKTFAIKHYAATHPNTHLIEATPTMTPQSLVKLLARVVAGYDGKGSIDDKFRAVIEALKNTDSLLIVDEAETLTPHQLHTLRRLRDLANVGIVLCGTEHLSGLIKPLHGQFDQIRSRTGFWPETVRAINAEDAAALVQSGFGTEDVPDEVIARLYQYCKGSARMLVEGLIAGVKEFRRGRVLDVKLVDAVAKQALCLQSIA; the protein is encoded by the coding sequence ATGGAACAAATTGAAGAAGTGGGTGTGACGTCGTGGCCCGGCCACTACAGCGCCGCCGACGTGTTGCTGATTGCCGGCATCCAGGCTTGGATGAAACAGCGCCGCTATACCCAGGCGGCGCTGGCCCGGCTGGCTCGTATTTCGGCCAGCAGCCTTAACCAGATCCTCAAGGGCGTGTACGCCACCAGCCCGGCCAAGATGCTGGCCTCGGTCGAATCGGCCATGCGCCATGCCGACGAGACCAGCTCGGACGCCGTAGCGCCCGTGGATACCAGCGTTTTCAAGCTGGCCCACGCCGCCTGCGGCATGGCGCGGCGCTACCGCAACTTCGCGGTGTTCACCGGCTTTGTCGGCACCGGCAAGACCTTCGCCATCAAGCACTATGCGGCCACCCACCCCAACACGCACCTGATCGAGGCGACGCCGACCATGACCCCGCAAAGCCTGGTCAAGCTGCTGGCCCGCGTGGTGGCCGGCTACGACGGCAAGGGCAGCATCGACGACAAGTTCCGCGCCGTGATCGAGGCGCTCAAGAATACCGACAGCCTCCTGATCGTGGATGAGGCCGAAACCCTCACCCCGCACCAGCTGCACACCCTGCGCCGCCTGCGCGACCTGGCCAACGTCGGTATCGTGCTGTGCGGCACCGAACACCTCTCCGGCCTGATCAAGCCCCTGCACGGTCAGTTCGACCAGATCCGGAGCCGCACCGGCTTCTGGCCCGAGACGGTGCGCGCCATCAACGCCGAAGACGCCGCCGCCCTGGTGCAGTCCGGCTTCGGCACCGAGGACGTGCCCGACGAGGTGATAGCCCGCCTCTACCAGTATTGCAAGGGCAGCGCCCGGATGCTGGTGGAAGGGCTGATCGCCGGGGTCAAGGAATTCCGCCGGGGGCGCGTTTTGGACGTGAAGCTGGTGGATGCCGTAGCCAAGCAAGCCCTGTGCTTGCAATCGATAGCCTGA
- a CDS encoding DUF3164 family protein, with protein MNQIPPSPPFSKGGESPAEFMEDAQGRLVPLALVKPIDRARDSLVYEIVTGAKLQSAALSGFKNRVFDDIQAFVELSGEQYGVKLGGKKGNVTLVSFDGKYKVQRAMADSLVFDERLQAAKELIDQCIHEWGQGSRPEIMALVNDAFNVDKEGKINTGRVLGLQRLDIRDEKWLRAMQAIRDSIQVASSKAYFRVYERVGNSGDYQAIPLDVAGV; from the coding sequence ATGAACCAAATCCCCCCCAGCCCCCCTTTTTCAAAGGGGGGAGAAAGCCCCGCCGAATTCATGGAAGACGCCCAGGGACGGCTGGTGCCGCTCGCCCTGGTCAAGCCCATCGACCGCGCCCGCGACAGCCTGGTATATGAAATCGTTACCGGCGCAAAGCTCCAATCCGCCGCCCTGTCCGGCTTCAAGAACCGCGTGTTCGACGACATCCAGGCGTTCGTCGAACTGTCCGGCGAGCAGTACGGCGTCAAGCTCGGCGGCAAGAAAGGCAATGTCACCCTGGTGAGCTTCGACGGAAAGTACAAGGTTCAGCGCGCCATGGCCGACAGCCTGGTGTTCGACGAACGCCTGCAGGCCGCCAAGGAACTGATCGACCAATGCATCCACGAATGGGGCCAAGGCAGCCGCCCGGAAATCATGGCCCTGGTCAACGACGCCTTCAACGTCGACAAGGAGGGCAAGATCAACACCGGGCGCGTGCTCGGCCTGCAGCGTCTCGACATCCGGGACGAAAAGTGGCTGCGGGCGATGCAGGCCATCCGCGACAGCATCCAGGTCGCCAGCAGCAAAGCCTATTTCCGGGTGTACGAGCGGGTGGGGAATAGCGGCGACTACCAGGCTATTCCGCTGGATGTGGCGGGGGTGTGA
- a CDS encoding phage protein GemA/Gp16 family protein has translation MSDLTRHYLQLVGIAKGWATKNLPGWCDETHRDLLSRHGATMTDGRVSASTLNAQQLRAALDDYERRGWPRRNGFNPSPAGGRGAGVRENAKPVPPRIAHLVRLWGKLGEAGKVDKATRPALLAFCARQVDREVSDLDGLSIAECQAITEALKGWLRRA, from the coding sequence ATGTCTGACCTCACCAGGCATTACCTCCAGCTGGTCGGCATCGCCAAGGGCTGGGCGACGAAGAACCTGCCCGGCTGGTGCGACGAAACCCACCGCGATCTGCTTTCCCGTCATGGCGCGACGATGACGGATGGCCGGGTTTCCGCCAGCACCTTGAACGCGCAGCAGCTGCGCGCGGCGCTGGATGACTATGAGCGGCGGGGCTGGCCGCGCCGCAATGGCTTTAACCCCTCGCCCGCAGGCGGGAGAGGGGCAGGGGTGAGGGAGAATGCCAAGCCGGTGCCGCCCCGCATCGCGCACCTGGTGCGCCTGTGGGGCAAGCTCGGCGAAGCGGGCAAGGTGGACAAGGCTACCCGCCCGGCCTTGCTGGCCTTTTGTGCCCGCCAGGTGGACCGCGAGGTTTCCGACCTGGACGGCCTTTCCATCGCCGAGTGCCAGGCCATCACCGAAGCCCTCAAGGGCTGGCTGAGGCGCGCGTAA
- a CDS encoding phage protease — MQKNVTKTSIAALTFELLSGDGGVPTEAHLLPPGPFRAVDGRPFECDGWKLDAAIAARVIARAAAQKNDILIDFEHQSLRSEWNGQRVEAAGWIPRTMEWREGSGLYALNIVWVGDTADLIAAKKLRYISAVFLYDTVTGEVLEIISVAATNTPAMDGLDALADLARKHSVFSTEEEADMAQEKDVAALAVERDGLKTQVAALVAERDGLKTSLAALTVERDTLKAKADAAEQEKAEAALTTEKAKHGELLQAALTDGRLTPAQKGWAEKQTLAALTEYLDASKPLGILQKQTDGMDGGGHGLTEAELAMCSRMGVSPEDFTEAKGKA, encoded by the coding sequence GTGCAGAAAAACGTAACCAAGACTTCCATCGCCGCCCTGACGTTTGAACTGCTGTCCGGCGATGGCGGTGTTCCCACCGAAGCCCATCTGTTGCCGCCCGGCCCATTTCGCGCCGTGGATGGCCGCCCCTTTGAATGCGACGGCTGGAAGCTGGACGCCGCCATCGCCGCTCGGGTGATTGCGCGGGCCGCCGCCCAGAAGAACGACATCCTGATCGACTTCGAACATCAGAGCCTGCGCTCCGAGTGGAACGGCCAACGTGTCGAAGCCGCCGGGTGGATTCCGCGCACGATGGAATGGCGCGAAGGCAGTGGCCTGTACGCCCTGAACATCGTTTGGGTCGGCGACACCGCCGACCTGATCGCGGCGAAGAAGTTGCGCTACATCAGCGCGGTCTTCCTCTACGACACCGTGACCGGCGAGGTGCTGGAAATCATCTCCGTGGCGGCTACCAACACCCCGGCCATGGACGGCCTGGACGCCTTGGCCGATCTGGCCCGCAAGCATTCCGTTTTTTCAACCGAAGAGGAGGCCGATATGGCTCAAGAGAAGGACGTGGCCGCGCTCGCTGTTGAGCGTGACGGCCTGAAAACCCAAGTGGCGGCATTGGTCGCCGAGCGCGACGGGCTGAAAACCAGCCTGGCCGCGCTGACCGTAGAACGCGACACCCTGAAAGCCAAGGCGGACGCCGCCGAACAAGAGAAGGCCGAAGCCGCCCTTACCACCGAAAAGGCCAAACACGGCGAGCTGCTGCAAGCGGCGCTGACCGATGGCCGTCTGACCCCTGCGCAAAAGGGCTGGGCGGAAAAGCAGACGCTGGCCGCCCTGACCGAGTACCTGGACGCCAGCAAGCCGCTGGGCATCCTCCAGAAGCAAACCGACGGCATGGACGGCGGCGGGCATGGCCTCACCGAGGCAGAGCTGGCCATGTGCAGCCGCATGGGCGTATCCCCCGAAGATTTCACCGAGGCCAAGGGAAAGGCTTAG
- a CDS encoding Mu-like prophage major head subunit gpT family protein, with protein MAALTQVQIDALKTTLIARWNAGLKMSPDDWKKIGKLVKSSGKSNTYEWLSQFPAFREWVGSRLHKVFKETAYTVVNRKFESTVDVQRTDIEDDNIGQYGTIAESAGQSATDLKNDLVFQALTAGFASTCYDGQYFFDTDHPVAANEDGTGAVTAVSNMQAGAGAPWVLLCTKRAASPIYLQERMAAQFDSVNSVQNSNVFDLDVYSFGGRWRGEAAYGFWQCAFGSKAALTAANFEAGYDAMMAMTGDGGRKLGIIADTLVVGSANRAAAEAVVMKANLANGESNTNYKRVELIVTPWM; from the coding sequence ATGGCAGCACTGACGCAAGTACAGATCGACGCACTGAAGACCACGCTGATCGCCCGCTGGAACGCCGGCTTGAAGATGTCCCCCGACGACTGGAAGAAGATCGGCAAGCTGGTCAAGAGCAGCGGCAAATCCAACACCTATGAATGGCTGAGCCAGTTCCCCGCCTTCCGCGAGTGGGTCGGCTCCCGCCTGCACAAGGTGTTCAAGGAAACCGCCTACACGGTGGTGAACCGCAAATTCGAATCCACGGTAGACGTGCAGCGCACCGATATCGAAGACGACAACATCGGCCAATACGGCACCATCGCCGAATCCGCCGGGCAATCGGCCACCGACCTCAAGAACGACCTGGTGTTCCAGGCACTGACGGCCGGCTTCGCCTCCACCTGCTACGACGGCCAGTATTTCTTCGACACCGATCACCCGGTAGCCGCCAACGAAGACGGCACAGGCGCGGTAACGGCGGTCAGCAACATGCAGGCCGGCGCCGGTGCCCCCTGGGTTCTGCTCTGCACCAAGCGCGCAGCATCCCCGATCTACCTGCAGGAACGCATGGCCGCCCAGTTCGATAGCGTGAACTCGGTACAGAACAGCAACGTATTCGACCTGGACGTGTACAGCTTCGGCGGCCGTTGGCGCGGTGAAGCTGCCTACGGCTTCTGGCAGTGCGCTTTCGGCTCCAAGGCCGCGCTCACTGCCGCCAACTTTGAAGCCGGCTACGACGCAATGATGGCCATGACGGGCGACGGTGGTCGCAAGCTCGGCATCATCGCCGACACGCTGGTGGTCGGTTCCGCCAACCGCGCCGCCGCCGAGGCTGTGGTGATGAAGGCCAATCTCGCCAACGGGGAGTCGAACACCAACTACAAGCGTGTGGAACTGATCGTCACGCCCTGGATGTAA
- a CDS encoding phage protein Gp36 family protein produces the protein MAFASRSDLLARSNARRLAQLAVPADVDMVPDEALRAAIAGGNLTGFTPTEQAALALALEAIDKALADADALLLSYGIPATVQTSLLARLASTIALYYLQGAERMTDDVRKAYDGVIDTLTAHSRGSIDLVPAAPTDPLPSEDAAIIASRPQRYGTYQPDEFGL, from the coding sequence ATGGCCTTCGCTTCCCGCTCCGACCTGCTGGCGCGCAGCAACGCCCGGCGCCTCGCCCAGCTGGCGGTTCCCGCCGACGTGGACATGGTGCCGGACGAAGCCCTGCGGGCCGCGATTGCGGGGGGCAACCTGACCGGCTTCACCCCGACAGAGCAAGCCGCCCTGGCGCTGGCCCTGGAGGCTATCGACAAGGCGCTGGCCGACGCCGACGCGCTGCTGCTGTCCTACGGCATCCCGGCCACGGTGCAGACCAGCCTGCTGGCCCGGCTGGCTTCTACCATCGCGCTCTATTACCTGCAAGGTGCGGAGCGCATGACGGACGATGTCCGCAAGGCTTACGACGGCGTGATCGATACCTTGACGGCGCATAGCCGGGGCAGTATCGACCTGGTCCCCGCCGCGCCAACCGACCCGCTGCCGAGCGAAGACGCGGCCATTATCGCCAGTCGGCCGCAGCGCTACGGCACTTATCAACCGGATGAGTTCGGGCTGTGA
- a CDS encoding phage tail terminator protein — protein MISLKPLIEHLTPKPAGFDGLWFRQVAGAAEFARIRPEALPLPACWIVRAADKVQHAGERAENVTLAFDVVIAIENVRSHAQGETDDTLLKYRQAVKALLLGWEIEADIKPIKFGGGQVLEYTDGDLYWRDRYGFEALITNYLPDPPAFDRLNYVGEKL, from the coding sequence GTGATTTCCCTCAAGCCCCTGATCGAACACCTGACCCCCAAGCCCGCCGGGTTTGACGGGCTATGGTTCCGCCAGGTGGCCGGCGCCGCCGAGTTTGCGCGCATCCGTCCCGAGGCCTTGCCCTTGCCCGCCTGCTGGATCGTGCGGGCGGCGGACAAGGTGCAGCACGCCGGAGAGCGGGCCGAGAACGTTACGCTGGCGTTCGACGTGGTGATCGCCATCGAAAACGTCCGCTCGCACGCCCAGGGCGAAACCGACGACACGCTGCTCAAGTACCGCCAGGCTGTCAAGGCGTTGCTGCTGGGCTGGGAGATCGAGGCGGATATAAAGCCCATCAAGTTCGGCGGCGGCCAGGTGCTGGAATACACCGACGGCGATCTTTACTGGCGCGACCGCTACGGCTTCGAAGCGCTGATTACCAACTATTTGCCGGACCCGCCTGCTTTCGACAGGCTCAACTATGTAGGAGAAAAACTGTGA
- a CDS encoding phage tail protein gives MTITFSEVPQALRYPGGYIEIDGSQAGLGGDLPIVLLVGQKLPTGTAPVGEVVRLSGIEDAKLKAGPGSMLAQMAARYRKVDPIFDMFMLPYADNPAGVAATSPLTVNSVATASGTLALYIAQRPISVGIAVGQTEAQIATAIAQAITDAGIDIPVTAAAAGAVVTLTARHKGTCGNAIDLRLNLYGEDTPAGLGISLVAMSGGAGDPETGDLPALIGQRWFRYVALGINDAATLDIWHAESRRRYAVPVQAGFRAFAAFRGDYAAAAAWGETKNYEHITDTWLGISPPTTWEAAATLAAAAAPKLYNNPVISLEGTPLPYLKADVGYNDFTNGNSLLFKGMSLMEVGKDGSCYIKRLISMYQTRSDGSVDDAYLDINIAEVAERFRYEQRSGAAQRFRGTVASKTDEGYRPGLPITTEDGVRGFLLSLYKNVLMKEYGWVQAYAYYKDTLIVEQDPDNPSRFNFRDDPVFNSPFYILAGRSRFRKAVPAY, from the coding sequence GTGACGATTACCTTTAGTGAAGTGCCCCAGGCGCTGCGTTACCCCGGCGGCTATATCGAGATCGACGGTAGCCAGGCCGGCCTTGGCGGCGACCTGCCTATCGTGTTGCTGGTCGGGCAGAAGCTGCCGACGGGCACGGCCCCGGTCGGGGAAGTGGTTCGTCTCTCCGGCATTGAAGACGCCAAGCTCAAGGCCGGCCCCGGCTCCATGCTGGCGCAGATGGCCGCGCGCTACCGCAAGGTCGACCCGATTTTCGACATGTTCATGCTGCCTTATGCCGACAACCCGGCTGGCGTGGCGGCGACCAGCCCCCTTACGGTGAACAGCGTGGCCACCGCCAGCGGCACCCTGGCCCTCTACATCGCCCAGCGCCCTATCTCCGTAGGCATCGCCGTGGGCCAGACGGAAGCCCAGATTGCTACCGCCATCGCCCAGGCGATCACCGACGCCGGTATCGACATCCCGGTAACGGCGGCCGCAGCCGGCGCGGTGGTGACCCTGACCGCCCGCCACAAGGGCACCTGCGGCAACGCCATCGACCTGCGCCTGAACCTCTACGGCGAAGACACGCCCGCCGGGCTGGGTATCTCCCTGGTCGCGATGTCCGGCGGCGCGGGCGACCCGGAAACCGGCGACCTGCCCGCCCTGATCGGCCAGCGCTGGTTCAGGTATGTGGCGCTGGGCATCAACGACGCCGCGACCCTGGACATCTGGCATGCCGAGAGCAGGCGGCGCTACGCGGTGCCGGTGCAGGCGGGTTTCCGCGCCTTTGCCGCCTTCCGGGGCGACTACGCGGCGGCCGCAGCCTGGGGCGAAACCAAGAACTACGAGCACATCACCGACACCTGGCTGGGCATCAGCCCGCCCACCACCTGGGAGGCGGCGGCAACGCTGGCCGCCGCCGCCGCGCCGAAGCTCTACAACAACCCGGTGATTTCACTGGAAGGCACGCCGCTGCCCTACTTGAAGGCGGATGTGGGCTACAACGACTTCACCAACGGCAACAGCCTGCTGTTCAAGGGCATGAGCCTGATGGAAGTCGGCAAGGACGGATCCTGCTACATCAAGCGCCTGATCTCGATGTACCAGACCCGCTCCGACGGCAGCGTGGACGACGCCTACCTGGACATCAACATCGCCGAAGTGGCGGAGCGCTTCCGCTATGAGCAGCGCAGCGGTGCGGCCCAGCGCTTCCGGGGCACGGTGGCGTCCAAGACAGACGAAGGCTACCGCCCCGGCCTGCCGATCACCACCGAAGACGGCGTCAGGGGCTTCCTGCTGAGCCTCTACAAGAACGTGCTGATGAAGGAATATGGCTGGGTGCAGGCATATGCCTACTACAAGGACACCCTGATCGTCGAGCAGGATCCGGACAACCCGAGCCGCTTCAACTTCCGCGACGACCCGGTGTTCAACTCGCCGTTCTACATCCTCGCCGGCCGCTCGCGCTTCCGCAAGGCAGTCCCAGCCTATTAA
- a CDS encoding phage tail tube protein, which produces MAIINNIRTVSVPSIGKLPLGDKPGTFTPSGIKREHKAGRLAEDGGHTETSVPAKLELSINLLGGVDILAINAVDNEDVTVRLADGHVHLMSQAFVTEPIPVGDGEGKITIMANTSEQIS; this is translated from the coding sequence ATGGCAATAATCAACAATATCCGCACCGTGTCGGTGCCCTCCATCGGCAAGCTGCCTCTGGGCGACAAGCCCGGCACCTTCACCCCCAGCGGGATCAAGCGCGAGCACAAGGCGGGGCGCCTGGCGGAAGACGGCGGGCATACCGAAACCAGCGTGCCGGCCAAGCTTGAACTCTCCATCAACCTGCTGGGCGGGGTGGACATCCTGGCCATCAACGCCGTCGATAACGAAGACGTGACGGTGCGCCTGGCCGATGGCCACGTGCATCTGATGAGCCAGGCGTTCGTGACCGAGCCGATCCCGGTCGGTGACGGCGAAGGCAAGATCACCATCATGGCCAATACGTCCGAACAGATCAGCTAA
- a CDS encoding phage tail assembly protein has protein sequence MAKLTLKHPLTFGKMTVDSLTFRDYTTAGDYLAFDQRGGVAQRIALIASLTGSDESLIKQLRGPDYRAAEKIADDMINGDEAGDEEAAEKK, from the coding sequence ATGGCAAAACTCACACTCAAGCACCCGCTGACCTTCGGCAAGATGACTGTCGATTCCTTGACATTCCGCGACTACACCACCGCCGGTGACTATCTGGCCTTCGACCAGCGCGGCGGCGTGGCGCAGCGGATCGCGCTGATCGCCAGCCTGACCGGCAGCGACGAAAGCCTGATCAAGCAACTGCGCGGCCCAGATTACCGGGCGGCCGAAAAGATCGCCGACGACATGATCAATGGCGACGAGGCAGGCGACGAGGAAGCAGCTGAAAAAAAGTAG